The Enteractinococcus fodinae genome has a segment encoding these proteins:
- a CDS encoding DUF3043 domain-containing protein, protein MTAEDQDSDQIGTPGKGRPTPKRRDQEAANRRPLIADDRKVARQQQKQAVAEERARMRRALETGEERYLPPRDKGPQRRFARDYVDARWGLGEWLIIGVLIFLGLSFIPTPTMQMASTIGMLIFVFLVIFEGFWVGHQVRKRLEAKFGQMEPGTRWYAAMRSTQMRRMRLPRPMVKRGEFPS, encoded by the coding sequence ATGACCGCAGAAGACCAGGATTCGGACCAGATCGGCACGCCAGGCAAGGGCCGCCCCACGCCAAAACGCCGTGATCAGGAAGCCGCCAATCGTCGTCCGTTGATCGCTGATGATCGTAAAGTCGCACGTCAGCAACAAAAGCAGGCAGTCGCAGAGGAACGCGCCCGAATGCGACGCGCCTTGGAAACCGGCGAAGAACGCTACCTACCACCACGAGACAAGGGGCCGCAGCGCCGGTTTGCTCGCGACTACGTCGATGCCCGCTGGGGTCTTGGTGAGTGGCTCATTATTGGTGTGCTGATTTTCTTAGGACTCAGCTTTATTCCGACGCCGACCATGCAAATGGCTTCGACGATCGGGATGTTGATCTTTGTTTTCCTGGTCATCTTCGAAGGCTTTTGGGTAGGCCACCAAGTCCGCAAGCGATTGGAAGCCAAGTTCGGGCAAATGGAGCCTGGAACACGCTGGTATGCTGCGATGCGTTCCACCCAGATGCGGCGGATGCGTCTGCCTCGCCCGATGGTCAAGCGCGGGGAATTCCCGAGCTAA